From the genome of Rhizophagus irregularis chromosome 29, complete sequence, one region includes:
- a CDS encoding uncharacterized protein (BUSCO:EOG092C4SHL) — protein MTDYTDFDNDDEFLYGGIDEQTVEPQTAIEEGYSKNNIKEVVVEDDDFFDMYGGGTNHDISNANEASKDIKHVEVDSIPGQDHDIYYPPIIEDFEENYNIHDDQKTQSTYDVHDKQDVHNTQNIPDIESTQASQDIQEMQVNQNSQSDKNNQNNQNNQDDQDDQDNHDIQEDQDIDPLELSAENGNLVDSSEEQEQIVKEKMEEDEEEEEEEEEEDSDESDDIEIIMDAPPKPTDNAARNSLIIKPNFNKQLGSRHEGGQASSSRTPGVDINAIGTIDGTSIYDVDLDSFEDKPWRKPGADITDYFNYGFNEYTWKAYCAKQKQMREDQHQRKKIHVYESKQELNNLPPELQSISQPQPGGQDHSRFQQQRGRDFKHVGRRGRDQDDSVIQVVSSEREAALEELEPIPPPSMDQNEEFNMEGGGGYPQNFSGNPMGMGMFPPPEMGGPMGPPPFFADMPPTGPMGFDPSYRGQPMRNMMRPGGMPGGIPGMPGMPGITRGMPPNMQGGMPGGMPGGVPGMPRGMPGIPGGMPGGMVGRGRGMPMDERPFYSMEEPTWEMENRNSPSFRPGHGGFQGRPPTGPMLGPGGNRSDYHEWEHSPPPDAPFAHRIRPFRPPTGPATHTSSVNSPSSDRGDEERGGDRSASGSVERSHGYTRREDERWDGSRKRTTGETPRDDDEFRAKRRH, from the exons ACGACGACTTCTTTGATATGTATGGTGGCGGGACGAA TCATGATATCAGCAATGCCAATGAAGCCTCTAAAGATATAAAACATGTAGAAGTAGACTCAAT ACCGGGGCAGGACCATGATATTTACTACCCTCCGATAATTGAAGACtttgaagaaaattataaCATCCATGATGATCAAAAAACTCAGAGTACATACGATGTTCATGATAAACAAGATGTCCATAATACACAAAATATTCCCGATATTGAAAGCACGCAAGCTAGTCAggatattcaagaaatgcaagtTAACCAAAATAGCCAGAGCGATAAGAATAACCAGAATAACCAGAATAACCAGGATGACCAGGATGACCAGGATAATCATGACATCCAGGAAGATCAAGATATAGATCCATTAGAGTTgtcagcagaaaatggaaatttagtGGATTCATCAGAAGAACAAGAGCAAATAGTTAAAGAGAAGATGGAGGAggatgaagaagaagaggaggaggaggaggaggaagATAGTGATGAATCT gatgatattgaaattataatgGATGCTCCGCCGAAACCGACAGACAACGCTGCAag aaattctcTTATTATAAAGCCCAACTTCAATAAGCAACTTGGGTCGCGACATG AAGGTGGACAAGCCTCTTCAAGTCGCACCCCTGGTGTGGATATTAACGCTATTGGAACAATTGATGGGACCAGTATATATGACGTTGATTTAGACTCATTTGAAGATAAACCTTGGAGAAAACcgg gtGCGGATATCAccgattattttaattatggGTTCAATGAATATACATGGAAAGCATATTGTGCGAAACAGAAACAAATGCGTGAAGATCAGCATCAACGCAAGAAAATACAT gtATACGAATCTAAACAAGAGTTGAATAATTTGCCACCTGAACTGCAATCGATTAGTCAACCTCAACCGGGGGGACAAGACCATAGTAGATTTCAGCAACAACGTGGACGAg ATTTCAAACATGTAGGACGTCGTGGACGAGATCAAGATGATTCGGTAATTCAAGTTGTCTCAAGTGAAAGAGAAGCAGCATTGGAAGAATTAGAACCAAT tccACCTCCGTCGATGGATCAAAATGAGGAATTTAACATGGAAGGAGGAGGTGGATACCCACAAAATTTTTCAG gaaatCCGATGGGAATGGGAATGTTTCCTCCACCG gaaatgGGTGGCCCCATGGGACCACCGCCATTTTTCGCTGATATGCCACCAACTGGTCCAATGGGGTTTGATCCATCATACAGAGGTCAACCTATGCGAAATATGATGCGTCCTGGGGGAATGCCAGGTGGAATACCGGGTATGCCAGGTATGCCAGGGATTACAAGAGGCATGCCCCCTAACATGCAAGGTGGTATGCCTGGAGGAATGCCAGGTGGTGTACCCGGTATGCCTAGAGGTATGCCTGGAATTCCCGGAGGAATGCCCGGAGGTATGGTCGGACGAGGTCGTGGAATGCCAATGGATGAAAG GCCATTTTATTCAATGGAAGAACCAA caTGGGAAATGGAAAATCGCAACTCTCCATCTTTTCGTCCAGGACATGGTGGATTTCAAGGTAGACCACCAACTGGACCAATGTTAGGTCCAGGTGGAAACAGATCAGATTATCATGAGTGGGAACATTCTCCACCTCCAGATGCGCCATTTGCACATAGGATTCGACCTTTCCGTCCGCCTACTGGACCTGCTACTCATACTTCTTCAGTAAATAGTCCAAGTTCAGATAGGGGTGATGAGGAAAGGGGTGGTGATAGGAGTGCATCAGGAAGTGTTGAAAGATCACAT ggATATACACGGAGAGAAGATGAAAGATGGGATGG ATCACGAAAAAGAACTACTGGAGAAACTCCACGTGACGACGATGAATTTAGAGCAAAGCGACGacattaa